The Tenrec ecaudatus isolate mTenEca1 chromosome 14, mTenEca1.hap1, whole genome shotgun sequence genome contains a region encoding:
- the CHRM5 gene encoding muscarinic acetylcholine receptor M5: MEGESYHNATTVNGTPVSHQPVERHRLWEVITIAAVTAVVSLITIVGNVLVMISFKVNSQLKTVSNYYLLSLACADLIIGVFSMNLYTTYILMGRWALGSLACDLWLALDYVASNASVMNLLVISFDRYFSITRPLTYRAKRTPKRAGMMIGLAWLISFILWAPAILCWQYLVGERTVPPDECQIQFLSEPTITFGTAIAAFYIPVSVMTILYCRIYRETEKRTKDLADLQGSDSVAETKKRKPPHGALLRSCFSCPRPVLAQRERDQASWSSSRRSTSTIGKSSQPTGPSNDWAKDEQLTTCSSYPSSEDEDKPTTDPVFQVVYKNQTKESPKEEFSAEETRETFMKAHTEKNDYDAQKYFLSPAAAHTSKSQKCVAYKFRLVVKADGTQETNNGCRKVKIMPCSFPVSKDSSPKSLDPNLSHQMTKRKRMVLVKEKKAAQTLSAILLAFIITWTPYNIMVLVSTFCDKCVPVSLWHLGYWLCYVNSTVNPICYALCNRTFRKTFKMLLLCRWKKKKVEEKLYWQGNSKLP; encoded by the coding sequence ATGGAAGGGGAATCCTACCACAATGCCACCACTGTCAATGGTACCCCAGTCAGTCACCAGCCCGTGGAACGCCACAGGCTGTGGGAAGTCATCACCATAGCAGCTGTAACTGCCGTGGTCAGCCTGATCACCATTGTGGGCAACGTCTTAGTCATGATCTCCTTCAAAGTCAACAGTCAGCTCAAGACGGTGAGCAACTATTACCTGCTCAGCTTAGCCTGCGCGGATCTCATCATCGGGGTCTTTTCCATGAACCTCTACACGACCTACATCCTGATGGGACGCTGGGCCCTGGGGAGTCTGGCTTGTGACCTATGGcttgcactggactatgtggccAGCAACGCTTCTGTTATGAACCTTCTTGTGATCAGTTTTGACCGCTACTTTTCCATCACAAGACCCCTCACGTACCGGGCCAAGCGTACCCCAAAGAGGGCTGGCATGATGATTGGCTTGGCCTGGCTGATTTCCTTCATCCTCTGGGCCCCGGCGATCCTCTGCTGGCAGTACTTGGTGGGGGAGCGGACGGTGCCACCAGATGAGTGCCAGATCCAATTCCTCTCTGAGCCCACCATCACTTTTGGCACTGCCATTGCTGCCTTCTACATCCCCGTTTCTGTCATGACCATCCTCTACTGCCGCATCTACCGGGAAACAGAGAAGCGAACTAAAGACCTGGCTGACCTCCAGGGTTCTGACTCTGTGGCAGAAACCAAGAAGAGAAAGCCCCCTCACGGGGCCTTGCTAAGGTCCTGCTTTAGCTGCCCTCGGCCCGTCTTGGCCCAGAGGGAACGGGACCAGGCCTCCTGGTCCTCTTCACGCCGAAGCACCTCCACCATTGGGAAGTCATCCCAACCCACAGGCCCAAGCAACGACTGGGCCAAGGATGAGCAGCTGACAACCTGTAGCAGCTACCCATCCTCAGAAGATGAGGACAAGCCCACGACTGACCCTGTCTTCCAAGTGGTCTACAAGAATCAAACCAAGGAAAGCCCAAAGGAAGAATTCAGTGCTGAGGAGACCAGGGAAACTTTTATGAAAGCCCACACGGAAAAAAATGACTATGACGCCCAAAAATACTTCCTGTCCCCAGCTGCTGCCCATACATCCAAGAGTCAGAAATGCGTGGCCTATAAGTTCAGATTGGTGGTAAAAGCAGATGGGACTCAGGAGACCAACAATGGCTGTCGAAAGGTGAAAATCATGCCCTGCTCCTTCCCAGTGTCCAAGGACTCTTCGCCAAAGAGCCTTGACCCCAACCTCAGCCATCAAATGACCAAGCGAAAGAGGATGGTCCTTGTCAAAGAGAAGAAGGCCGCGCAGACCTTGAGTGCCATCCTGCTCGCCTTCATCATCACATGGACCCCCTATAATATCATGGTCCTGGTCTCCACCTTCTGTGACAAGTGTGTTCCAGTGAGCTTGTGGCATTTGGGTTACTGGTTATGCTATGTCAACAGCACTGTCAACCCCATCTGCTATGCCCTGTGCAACAGAACCTTCAGGAAGACCTTTAAGATGCTGCTTCTCTGTCggtggaaaaagaagaaagtggaAGAGAAGTTGTACTGGCAGGGGAATAGCAAGCTGCCCTGA